DNA from Arthrobacter sp. PvP023:
CTTCCTCCCGATATTGACACCCTGTGATCCCGATCATACTCTCATGAAGTACGTTTCACATAGTAACAGTCATTTACATATGTAAAAAGGGAGAATCAAAGTGGATTCCAAGATCAGGTTCCGAGCACGGGTTGCCGTGGCCCTGTCCATAGCCTCAGCGGCCGCACTGACCGGCTGCGGGGGCGGGTCGTCCGCCCCGGCCGCCACGGACGACGGCCAGCCCATCGAAGTGTGGGCACGCGCCGGCACCGACGCCGCCACCACCTACGCCGCCATGTTCAAGGAATTCACGGCGAAGACCGGCGTGCAGGTCAATTTCCAGGGGGTTCCGGACCTGGACCAGCAACTGCAGACCCGCGCGGCATCCAAGAAGCTGCCGGACATTGTCATCAACGACTCCGCCGCACTGGGCAACTACACGGCGCAGGGCTACCTCCAAAAAATCGACAAGTCCTCGGTGACCGGCAATGACCGGATTTCCGATTCGCTGTGGAAGGAGACTGAAGGCCTGGACGGAGCGAGCTACGGAGTTCCGTTCTCCCGCCAGACCATGGTCACCATGATCCGCAAGGACTGGCGCGAAAAGCTGGGGCTTCCCATCCCCAAGACGCTTGAGGACCTGGCGAAGCTCGCCACGGCCTTCGCCACCCAGGACCCGGACGGCAACGGCCAGGCAGACACCTACGGCATGGCCGTTCCCGGCTCCACCGAACGCGGATACCTGGGCTGGTGGGCTTCCTCGTACATCTGGCAGGACGGCGGCAGCTACCTGAAGGATGAGGGCAACGGAAAGTACTCGTCCAACGCTTCCTCCCAGGAAACCCAGGCAGGCGTCAACTGGGTCAAGCAGCAGTTCTGTACTCCGGGAAATACGCAGCCGGGTGCCCTGACCGCAGCCACCAGCGTGGCCTCCCCGTTCTTCCAGACCGGGAAGGCCGGCATCATCCTCACCGGCCCCTACAACTTCTCGTCGTTCGACAAGACTCCGGGCAAGGACGTCTACGAGGTCATTGAAGCGCCCAAGGGCTCCAAGGACAACACCGTGCTGGCCGAGGGCGAGAACATCTACGTCACGGCAAGCAACGGCAAGAAGGACCAGACCAAGCAGGTCATCGACTACCTGGTGTCCGAGGACGGCCAGAAGGCCGGCATGACCGCCGGCAAGCAGCCGATCGTCCGCGTACCGGTGAATTCCGACGTCGATGCTGCCGCCGTCTACAAGGATCCACGATGGTCTGTGGTGCAGGAGGCACTGAAGTCGTCGTCCAAGGCCTTCGCGTCCGCCATCAACTTCGTTCCATTCCGGCAGGCCGCGGCTGAAGCGCTGAACAAGATCGTGGCCGACTGCCCTGCGGACAACGTGGCCTCCGGCCTGCAGGCCCTGGACACCGCGATCAATGACGAACTGAACAGCCAGAACGCCAAGTCATGACAGCAACTCCAACGAAAACCACGGTCTCACGGCCGGCGCCTCCCACCCCCAAACCGGCGGGAGGCGCCCGGAAACGCAGGGGCAGCAAACAGTCGCTCGCCGTCTGGATGTTCCTGCTCCCGGCGGCAGTGCTAGGCCTGTATTTCAAGTTCATCCCCATGTTCGAGGGCGTCCGGCTGAGCCTCTTCAAGGTCCAGCCGTTCCTCGGGGACGTCTTCGTGGGCTTCGAGAACTATGCCAAGGTCATCGGCGACCAGCGGTTCATGGAGGCGCTGGGACACACCGTATTCCTCGGCGTCACCCAGACCCTGGGCGCATTGCTGGTGGGGTTCGTCCTGGCACTGCTGCTGGAGGGCCAGGCGCGTTCACTCTGGTTCCTCCGGACGGCCATCTTCCTTCCCGTCGTCACCGCCCTGGCCGTGGTGGGCGAGATCTGGCGGATCTTGTACTTTCCCACGGCCGACGGGCCGCTGAACTCCATCCTCGGCTGGCTGGGCCTGGGCCCGCTGCAGTTCCTCAACGGCACCGACACTGCACTGTGGTCCATCGCCGTTGTGGGAATCTGGAGCGGCGCGCCGTACAACATGGTGATCATCCTGGCAGGGCTGACCGGGGTGGACCGCTCCCTCTACGAATCAGCAGGGGTTGACGGAGCCACTGTCTGGCAGAGGCTGCGTTACATCACCCTGC
Protein-coding regions in this window:
- a CDS encoding extracellular solute-binding protein, translated to MDSKIRFRARVAVALSIASAAALTGCGGGSSAPAATDDGQPIEVWARAGTDAATTYAAMFKEFTAKTGVQVNFQGVPDLDQQLQTRAASKKLPDIVINDSAALGNYTAQGYLQKIDKSSVTGNDRISDSLWKETEGLDGASYGVPFSRQTMVTMIRKDWREKLGLPIPKTLEDLAKLATAFATQDPDGNGQADTYGMAVPGSTERGYLGWWASSYIWQDGGSYLKDEGNGKYSSNASSQETQAGVNWVKQQFCTPGNTQPGALTAATSVASPFFQTGKAGIILTGPYNFSSFDKTPGKDVYEVIEAPKGSKDNTVLAEGENIYVTASNGKKDQTKQVIDYLVSEDGQKAGMTAGKQPIVRVPVNSDVDAAAVYKDPRWSVVQEALKSSSKAFASAINFVPFRQAAAEALNKIVADCPADNVASGLQALDTAINDELNSQNAKS
- a CDS encoding carbohydrate ABC transporter permease; the encoded protein is MTATPTKTTVSRPAPPTPKPAGGARKRRGSKQSLAVWMFLLPAAVLGLYFKFIPMFEGVRLSLFKVQPFLGDVFVGFENYAKVIGDQRFMEALGHTVFLGVTQTLGALLVGFVLALLLEGQARSLWFLRTAIFLPVVTALAVVGEIWRILYFPTADGPLNSILGWLGLGPLQFLNGTDTALWSIAVVGIWSGAPYNMVIILAGLTGVDRSLYESAGVDGATVWQRLRYITLPALRPSLVIVLTLAAIRSLRSFTEVYVLTGGGPAGSTEVWMTRMYSLGFQRNDIGVASAAAVLLLVVTLLLTVGTQYLAKRKADR